In Bombus fervidus isolate BK054 chromosome 11, iyBomFerv1, whole genome shotgun sequence, a single genomic region encodes these proteins:
- the Mon1 gene encoding vacuolar fusion protein MON1 homolog: protein MAAKESATIDDGIPEPGIEPGASAETMLVTTDSFEEYEQEMSNSIDDRQMKESTTSTISEIQEDVQDIPTTPTTSSSRELQKTNSLDDSELDDVTQRLGQSSIDSDPLRCKTWLAQKKHVFILSQAGKPIYSRYSSEDKLVTVMGVMQALVSFVQAGSDMIRSVHAGDTNFVFVVKGPLILVAVSKTLESVPQLTLQLTYVYNQIISVLTQSQLTRVYDQRRNFDLRRLLTGSERLIDHLLNFMDREPAFFLGAIKCLPLLPSMRSSITQTIIQTCGKIKNLVFAILLANNQLVTLVRMNKFFLHPVDLHIIQNLVDSSESLKTAESWTPICLPKFDSNGYMHGHVSYLAEDCQACLLLLTVDRDVFFVLSEAKQKIVEKLRRTNCLEAINESMNKLPIKTADIGLPEMRHVLYKCRSTAQFWSPGFQPPYTTDEEIERLLGLYQCLHHRLHSPNRPLKLIFQQLDKETMLAWVTLGFELYVTFEPLVTKPDAIEAVSKLLKWIKKEEERLFILNSPTF from the exons atggcTGCGAAAGAGTCTGCTACTATCGATGATGGGATTCCCGAGCCAGGTATCGAACCTGGTGCTTCTGCGGAAACGATGCTCGTCACTACCGACAGTTTTGAGGAGTATGAGCAGGAGATGAGCAATAGTATTGACGATAGACAAATGAAAGAAAGCACAACGAGCACTATCTCAGAGATACAAGAAGATGTGCAAGACATTCCAACTACGCCTACTACGTCCAGTTCACGGGAACTTCAAAAAACAAATTCGCTTGATGATTCCGAATTA GATGATGTTACACAACGATTAGGTCAAAGTAGCATTGATTCAGACCCTTTACGTTGTAAAACATGGTTAGCACAAAAAAaacatgtatttattttaagcCAAGCAGGGAAACCCATATACTCTAGATATAGTTCAGAAGATAAACTAGTCACAGTTATGGGTGTCATGCAGGCTTTAGTTTCATTTGTCCAAGCAGGCAGTGACATGATTAGATCTGTTCATGCAGGAGATACTAACTTTGTATTTGTTGTTAAAGGTCCATTAATTTTAGTTGCAGTCTCAAAAACGCTTGAAAGCGTACCTCAACTTACATTACAATTAAc atatgtatataatcaAATAATCTCTGTGTTAACCCAGTCACAGTTAACTAGAGTATATGATCAACGTAGAAATTTTGACTTAAGAAGATTGTTAACTGGTAGTGAAAGACTGATAGATcacttattaaattttatggaCAGAGAACCAGCATTTTTTCTAGGAGCTATTAAATGTTTGCCTTTACTCCCTTCAATGAGAAGTTCTATCACGCAAACTATCATTCAAACATGCGGTAAAATAAAG aATTTAGTATTTGCGATACTACTAGCTAATAATCAATTGGTAACATTAGTCAGaatgaacaaattttttttacatcCCGTGGatttacatataatacaaaatttggtCGACAGTTCAGAGTCACTTAAGACTGCTGAGAGCTGGACACCGATATGTCTACCAAAGTTTGATTCCAATGGGTATATGCATGGACATGTATCATATTTGGCTGAAGATTGTCAGGCATGCTTATTGTTGCTCACGGTTGATAGAGATGTGTTCTTTGTTCTTTCTGAAGCAAAACAA aaaatcgtagaaaaattAAGGCGAACGAATTGTTTAGAAGCAATTAATGAGTCCATGAATAAACTACCGATTAAAACTGCTGACATTGGATTGCCAGAAATGCGACACGTTTTATATAAGTGTAGAAGCACGGCACAATTTTGGAGTCCTGGATTTCAACCTCCATATACAACAGACGAAGAAATAGAACG ATTATTGGGGCTTTATCAATGTTTACACCACAGGCTACACAGTCCCAATCGACCATTGAAGCTTATATTTCAGCAATTAGATAAAGAAACCATGTTAGCATGG GTAACACTAGGTTTTGAATTATATGTTACATTTGAACCACTTGTAACAAAACCTGATGCAATTGAGGCCGTGAGTAAATTGTTAAAGTGgataaaaaaagaggaagaaagattatttattttaaattcaccCACATTTTAA
- the Prp38 gene encoding pre-mRNA processing factor 38: MANRTVKDAKSIRGTNPQYLVEKIIRSRVYDSKYWKEECFALTAELLVDKAMELRYIGGVYGGNVKPTPFLCLILKMLQIQPEKDIIVEFIKNEEFKYVRALGALYMRLTGSSLDCYKYLEPLFNDNRKLRRQNKQGKFELINMDEFIDDLLREERCCDVILPRIQKRHVLEENNELEAKVSALEDDMDEGIESSEDEEIPPVKEDTRKRTDDHDRDRDRHRDRDKRHSRSDKKSDREKQRSRSRDRDRDRRERKRSKSPKSHSSSHKDKDRDKDRHRRDDRDRERDRDRDRRRERDRARH, from the exons ATGGCTAATAGAACGGTAAAAGATGCGAAATCTATTAGAGGTACAAATCCGCAATATTtagtagaaaaaataattagatcTCGAGTGTACGATTCGAAATATTGGAAAGAAGAATGTTTTGCTCTGACTGCGGAACTTTTAGTAGACAAAGCGATGGAGTTGAG atatataGGTGGTGTATATGGTGGAAATGTAAAACCAACACCATTCCTCTGTCTAATATTGAAAATGCTTCAGATACAACctgaaaaagatattatagtagaatttataaaaaatgaggAATTTAAATATGTCCGTGCACTAGGAGCATTGTATATGAGATTGACAGGATCTTCTTtagattgttataaatatttggaacCATTATTTAATGACAATAGAAAGTTGAGAAGGCAAAATAAGCAAGGTAAATTTGAATTGATCAACATGGATGAATTTATAGATGATCTTCTTAGGGAAGAAAGATGTTGCGATGTTATTCTACCAAGAATACAAAAAAGACATGTTcttgaagaaaataatgaattag aggCAAAAGTGTCTGCATTAGAGGATGATATGGATGAAGGAATAGAATCCTCAGAGGATGAAGAAATACCTCCGGTCAAAGAGGATACTCGCAAAAGGACAGATGACCATGACAGAGACAGAGATCGTCATAGAGACCGAGATAAAAGACATTCGCGTTCCGATAAAAAATCTGACAGAGAAAAGCAAAGATCGAGAAGCAGGgacagagacagagatagACGAGAACGTAAACGGAGTAAATCTCCTAAAAGCCATTCATCTTCGCATAAAGACAAGGATAGAGATAAAGACCGGCACAGACGAGACGATAGAGATAGGGAAAGAGACCGAGATCGAGATCGAAGACGAGAACGTGACAGAGCTAGGCATTAA
- the Lhfpl gene encoding LHFPL tetraspan subfamily member 5 protein, which yields MGSKIEYVESSHMYATNYIRNSKAIGVLWGIFTICYAIIGVVAFVTPEWLGDLEHENPGRFGLWTRCSYGGNGELGEECIGRLDDLSTIANIPFRVSTILVGVAVIIALLTICAMLLFFFCQSTTVFYLCAWMQVVSAISMAIGVCIYPLGWDSPLIRAVCGAAASRYNPGACAVRWAIPLAAIAALDAATLAALAFILASRHVRLQPEPFNNGSLYKGEVNPGYVNEAQSVAGSRKSLSLRPVLLVAPPEQDRYSELSRAKSHSHHSLYTPAPSHPAHTMSTNTLNHSQHNFQL from the exons ATGGGCTCGAAGATAGAGTACGTGGAATCCTCTCATATGTACGCGACGAATTATATTCGTAATTCGAAGGCGATCGGTGTTCTCTGGGGTATTTTCACCATATGCTACGCTATAATCGGAGTCGTGGCATTTGTCACGCCGGAGTGGCTGGGCGATTTGGAACACGAGAATCCAGGAAGATTCGGCCTCTGGACCAGATGCAGCTACGGTGGTAatg GTGAATTGGGCGAGGAATGTATAGGCAGATTGGATGATCTGTCGACAATCGCGAACATTCCCTTCAGAGTAAGCACCATTCTAGTCGGCGTCGCTGTCATAATAGCTCTATTGACGATTTGCGCGatgcttctcttcttcttctgccaGAGTACGACTGTGTTCTACCTGTGCGCCTGGATGCAAGTAGTTTCAG CAATATCTATGGCGATTGGAGTTTGCATTTATCCCTTGGGCTGGGATTCGCCGTTAATTCGAGCTGTCTGCGGTGCCGCTGCATCCAG ATACAATCCAGGAGCTTGCGCCGTTAGATGGGCGATACCGTTAGCAGCAATCGCGGCACTAGATGCTGCTACCTTGGCCGCGCTCGCTTTTATTCTAGCGTCCAGGCACGTCAGACTTCAACCTGAACCCTTCAACAACGGttccttgtacaaag GTGAAGTAAACCCAGGGTACGTGAACGAGGCGCAGAGCGTCGCTGGTTCTCGAAAATCCCTCTCCTTGCGGCCGGTGCTCTTGGTCGCTCCACCGGAACAGGATCGCTACAGCGAACTCTCCAGAGCGAAATCTCATTCGCATCATAGCCTTTACACACCGGCGCCATCCCACCCGGCCCATACGATGTCGACGAATACCTTGAATCATTCTCAacataattttcaattgtag